A genomic segment from Cyanobium sp. NIES-981 encodes:
- the cobA gene encoding uroporphyrinogen-III C-methyltransferase → MSASPPSGVSGPGTVYLVGAGPGDPELLTLKAHRLLRQCDALVYDALVPKALLDLVPPGCERRFVGKRRGHHSVPQPSTNAVLVALAATHRMIVRLKGGDPFLFGRGGEEAAHLASHGIPVQVVPGVTSGIAAPAYAGIPVTHRRAGSSVTFVTGHEEIDKARRGVDWQGLARSSDGLVIYMGLHNLARICQELMAGGLDPSTPAAVIQQGTVRGQRSLVAELGSLAERVDQEAFSSPSIVVVGAMVAERIEACAPTPADAEMPIPF, encoded by the coding sequence ATGAGTGCATCCCCCCCGTCCGGCGTGAGTGGACCCGGCACGGTCTATCTGGTGGGTGCGGGGCCCGGCGATCCGGAGCTGCTCACCCTGAAGGCCCACCGGCTGCTGCGGCAGTGCGATGCCCTCGTCTACGACGCCCTCGTGCCCAAGGCCCTGCTCGACCTCGTTCCGCCCGGCTGCGAACGCCGCTTCGTCGGCAAGCGCCGTGGCCACCATTCCGTGCCCCAGCCCAGCACCAATGCGGTGCTGGTGGCCCTGGCCGCCACCCACCGCATGATCGTGAGGCTCAAGGGTGGTGACCCGTTCCTGTTCGGCCGCGGTGGTGAGGAGGCGGCCCACCTGGCGTCCCACGGCATCCCTGTGCAGGTGGTTCCAGGCGTCACCTCCGGCATTGCGGCTCCGGCCTATGCCGGGATACCCGTGACCCACCGCCGTGCCGGTTCGAGCGTGACGTTCGTGACGGGCCATGAGGAGATCGACAAGGCGCGCCGCGGGGTGGACTGGCAGGGCCTTGCCCGCAGCAGCGATGGTCTGGTGATCTACATGGGGCTCCACAACCTCGCGCGGATCTGCCAGGAGCTGATGGCGGGGGGGCTGGATCCGTCCACCCCCGCGGCGGTGATCCAGCAGGGCACCGTGCGTGGCCAGCGCAGCCTGGTGGCGGAGCTGGGCAGCCTGGCCGAGCGGGTGGACCAGGAGGCTTTCTCGTCGCCGTCGATCGTGGTGGTGGGGGCGATGGTGGCCGAGCGCATCGAGGCGTGCGCGCCCACTCCCGCCGATGCGGAGATGCCCATTCCTTTCTGA